A window of the candidate division KSB1 bacterium genome harbors these coding sequences:
- a CDS encoding FliH/SctL family protein, whose protein sequence is MSKQIIKPGGQVRAVRATLNGHPLSVQIVPEAEGEAVDNVAQAYAKGFAEGKKLGEETARKQLGALLQQLEALVNQVVGQQQCLLREAEPTLVKIVMAVVQRVLKRELNGNSQYIEAMVRDALKYVHDSARVVVHVHPEDAAALRQSVDDLAASVDGLEVLELKEDPRLARGGFVLETDLGTIDARLEAQLDEIAHELEESLVGQS, encoded by the coding sequence TTGTCTAAGCAGATCATCAAGCCCGGGGGGCAAGTGCGGGCGGTACGCGCCACGCTCAATGGCCACCCCCTTTCCGTGCAGATAGTGCCGGAGGCAGAGGGCGAGGCCGTGGACAACGTTGCCCAAGCCTACGCCAAAGGTTTCGCCGAAGGAAAGAAGCTCGGCGAGGAGACCGCGCGCAAGCAGCTGGGGGCTCTGCTTCAGCAGCTGGAGGCGTTGGTCAATCAGGTGGTGGGGCAACAACAGTGCCTGTTGCGCGAGGCCGAGCCGACGCTGGTGAAGATAGTCATGGCCGTGGTGCAGCGCGTGCTCAAACGGGAGCTCAACGGCAACAGCCAGTACATCGAGGCGATGGTGCGCGACGCCCTCAAGTACGTCCACGATAGCGCGCGGGTGGTGGTGCATGTCCACCCAGAGGACGCGGCGGCGCTTCGCCAGAGCGTCGATGACTTGGCCGCGAGCGTGGATGGTCTGGAAGTGCTGGAGTTGAAAGAAGACCCCAGGCTCGCCCGGGGAGGTTTTGTGCTGGAAACCGACCTGGGCACCATCGACGCCCGCTTGGAAGCGCAACTGGATGAAATCGCCCACGAGTTAGAGGAGAGCTTGGTTGGACAGTCCTGA
- the fliG gene encoding flagellar motor switch protein FliG, whose translation MPPAEKLTGRQKAAILIVAMGLEASSQVLKEFSEEELEQLTKEIADLGHVPPETVQSVIAEFRDLVVADEYMAVGGLDYAVNLLQNTVGPVKASEIIRKVHRSMELQGSMKILEKLDPVQLVNFIQKEHPQTVALVLTQLGAEQAAFVMSNLPEEIRSEVAYRYATMDRVSSDMIGEVQKVLKSRLELSVHGSELGGVKAAAEMLNFLGQSLERAILKDIGSRDPALAEEIKNLMFVFEDIVLLDDRSIQRVLREVQTHELALALKSTTPEVKRRIFQNMSERAQGMIDEEIQFMGPVRLSEVEKAQKAIVDVIRKLDEEGEIIITGRGEKEEIIV comes from the coding sequence ATGCCTCCCGCCGAAAAGCTGACCGGGCGACAAAAGGCAGCCATCCTCATCGTGGCGATGGGCCTTGAGGCCTCCAGCCAGGTGCTCAAAGAGTTTTCGGAAGAGGAGCTTGAGCAACTCACCAAGGAGATTGCCGACCTCGGCCACGTCCCGCCGGAGACGGTGCAGAGTGTGATAGCCGAGTTCCGCGACTTGGTGGTGGCCGACGAGTACATGGCAGTGGGAGGACTGGACTATGCGGTAAACCTTCTGCAAAACACCGTAGGTCCGGTCAAGGCCTCGGAAATCATCCGTAAGGTTCACCGTTCCATGGAACTGCAGGGTTCGATGAAGATTCTGGAAAAGCTCGACCCGGTGCAACTGGTGAACTTTATCCAGAAGGAGCACCCGCAAACCGTTGCCCTTGTGCTCACCCAACTGGGCGCCGAGCAAGCCGCCTTTGTCATGAGCAATCTCCCTGAGGAGATCCGCAGTGAGGTGGCCTATCGTTACGCCACCATGGACCGCGTCTCCTCGGACATGATCGGCGAGGTGCAGAAGGTTCTGAAGTCGAGGCTGGAGCTCAGTGTCCACGGCTCCGAGCTGGGGGGCGTGAAAGCCGCCGCCGAGATGCTCAATTTCCTCGGACAGAGCTTAGAGAGGGCGATTCTCAAGGACATCGGCTCCCGCGACCCCGCCCTTGCCGAAGAGATTAAGAACCTCATGTTCGTGTTCGAGGACATTGTCCTGTTGGACGACCGCTCTATCCAGCGGGTGCTGCGGGAGGTGCAGACGCACGAGCTCGCTCTGGCGCTCAAGTCCACCACCCCCGAGGTGAAGCGGCGGATATTCCAAAACATGTCCGAGCGGGCGCAGGGGATGATCGACGAAGAGATTCAGTTCATGGGGCCGGTGCGCCTCAGCGAGGTGGAAAAGGCGCAGAAGGCGATTGTGGATGTTATCCGCAAGCTTGACGAAGAAGGGGAGATCATCATCACTGGGCGCGGCGAAAAGGAGGAGATCATTGTCTAA
- the fliF gene encoding flagellar M-ring protein FliF: protein MAEPAPKGKSFAAWYREVSAQYTPLQKVVFVATMAAIVGGFVFLLRWAARPEFVTLYADMDLKDGDKIVEVLKSSRVPYRIADGGRAILVPSSRVYEMRMKLAAQDLPRSGRIGYEVFDKKDIGVSEFVQTVNYQRALEGELARTIQALSEVEFARVHLVFPKERLFKEDQQKPTASVLLRLRPGTRLSEGQVAGIANLVANSVEGLDERDVTIVDTEGKILSSTADQDSVVGLSSSQLELQKKYEAYLQQKAQSMLDGVLGLGNAIVRVAAQLNFRRADKVAESYDPDLAAVLSQENLEETSGDTSGKPLVSSRRTVTNYQVSKTVEHVVESLGNVERLSVAVLVNGAYRSTPGPDGKPTKEYVPRSEEELTSLEAMVKGAVGFSEERGDQFEITNLQFDTSVPTADEEWLKNLEHKERMAFYISFGQKVLAGVLLLLLLALVRSRLRRLRGSLTTPEEPTAAQLIGEKRAELTAGAEGAVLTEEAKARAQLEKQVTEFTRQNPRAAARLIRYWLLEE, encoded by the coding sequence ATGGCTGAGCCTGCCCCCAAGGGGAAATCCTTCGCCGCCTGGTATCGCGAGGTATCGGCGCAGTACACGCCGCTGCAAAAGGTGGTCTTTGTCGCTACCATGGCCGCGATTGTTGGCGGCTTTGTCTTCTTGCTGCGCTGGGCAGCCAGGCCGGAGTTTGTGACTCTCTATGCGGACATGGACCTCAAGGACGGCGACAAGATCGTCGAGGTGCTCAAGAGTTCTAGGGTGCCCTACCGCATTGCCGACGGCGGACGCGCCATCCTCGTGCCGTCCAGCAGGGTCTACGAGATGCGCATGAAGTTGGCGGCACAGGACCTGCCACGCTCCGGGCGCATCGGCTATGAAGTGTTCGACAAGAAGGATATCGGCGTCTCGGAGTTTGTCCAAACGGTAAACTATCAGCGAGCTCTGGAGGGCGAGCTGGCGCGCACCATTCAGGCCCTCAGCGAGGTGGAGTTTGCCCGGGTCCATCTCGTCTTCCCCAAGGAGCGCCTGTTCAAAGAGGACCAGCAAAAGCCCACCGCCTCGGTATTGCTGCGCCTACGCCCAGGCACACGCCTCAGCGAAGGGCAAGTGGCGGGCATTGCCAATCTCGTCGCCAATAGCGTCGAGGGCCTCGACGAGCGAGACGTCACCATTGTCGACACCGAGGGGAAGATCCTCTCCAGCACCGCTGACCAAGATTCGGTCGTGGGGCTCTCTTCCAGTCAGCTGGAACTGCAGAAGAAGTACGAGGCCTACCTGCAGCAGAAGGCGCAGTCCATGTTGGACGGGGTGCTCGGCCTTGGCAATGCCATCGTGCGCGTGGCTGCCCAGCTGAATTTCAGGAGGGCTGACAAGGTCGCCGAGAGTTACGATCCGGACCTGGCTGCAGTGCTTAGCCAGGAAAACCTGGAAGAGACAAGCGGCGATACCTCCGGCAAGCCACTGGTGAGCTCCAGGCGCACGGTGACCAACTACCAGGTGAGCAAGACCGTTGAGCACGTGGTGGAATCGCTGGGCAATGTGGAGCGGCTGTCGGTAGCCGTTTTGGTGAACGGTGCCTACCGGAGCACGCCGGGCCCAGATGGCAAGCCCACCAAGGAATATGTGCCGCGCAGTGAAGAGGAGCTCACCAGCCTTGAGGCCATGGTAAAAGGCGCAGTAGGCTTTAGCGAAGAGCGTGGTGACCAGTTCGAAATCACCAATCTGCAGTTCGATACCAGCGTCCCCACCGCGGACGAGGAGTGGCTGAAGAACCTTGAGCACAAGGAGCGCATGGCGTTTTACATTTCGTTTGGCCAGAAAGTACTGGCCGGGGTACTGCTCCTGTTGCTCCTGGCTTTAGTGCGCTCTCGTCTGCGTCGCCTGCGGGGCAGCCTCACGACCCCGGAGGAGCCCACTGCCGCGCAGCTCATTGGCGAAAAGCGGGCGGAGTTGACCGCCGGCGCAGAAGGAGCGGTTCTGACCGAAGAAGCGAAGGCCAGAGCGCAGCTCGAGAAGCAAGTGACCGAGTTCACCAGACAAAACCCCCGGGCCGCGGCACGGCTGATCAGGTACTGGTTGCTGGAGGAATGA
- the fliE gene encoding flagellar hook-basal body complex protein FliE, producing MKVNEIVPLQTTVLPGAEAVRAPRPGETPTFKEIVNKYLEETNQLQLKAGEAVRQMAAGEIDDIHDVMIAVEKSRVSLELVIEIRNRLLEAYRELMRMQV from the coding sequence ATGAAGGTGAACGAGATTGTCCCGTTGCAGACCACTGTCCTGCCCGGTGCAGAAGCAGTGCGCGCACCACGGCCGGGTGAGACGCCGACCTTCAAGGAGATTGTCAACAAGTACCTGGAGGAGACGAACCAGCTGCAGCTCAAAGCAGGCGAGGCGGTGCGCCAGATGGCGGCCGGCGAGATCGATGACATTCACGACGTGATGATCGCCGTGGAAAAGAGCCGGGTGAGCTTGGAACTGGTCATCGAGATCCGCAACCGCCTGCTGGAGGCCTACCGCGAGCTGATGCGCATGCAAGTGTGA
- the flgC gene encoding flagellar basal body rod protein FlgC, protein MGIERLFTVLNVAASGLTAQRQQMEVTASNIANAETLETPEGGPYRRREVVFRQTAVEKFSTLVQRELARLGPIGERIMAARERLGGLRSSPAAVEARQVVDNVDQGQLVYDPGHPLADAEGYVRKPNVNMIKEMLSLMMATRAYEANLSVVQGTKALAKKALEI, encoded by the coding sequence ATGGGAATCGAACGCCTGTTCACCGTGTTGAACGTGGCTGCCTCCGGATTGACTGCGCAGAGGCAGCAGATGGAGGTGACGGCCAGCAATATCGCTAATGCCGAGACCTTGGAGACGCCCGAGGGCGGGCCGTACCGCCGCCGGGAGGTGGTCTTCCGCCAGACCGCGGTGGAAAAGTTCTCCACCCTGGTACAGCGCGAGCTGGCGCGCCTGGGGCCCATCGGCGAGCGCATCATGGCTGCCCGCGAGCGACTCGGCGGACTCCGTTCCTCGCCAGCGGCAGTGGAGGCCAGACAGGTGGTGGACAACGTCGACCAGGGGCAGCTGGTCTACGACCCGGGCCACCCCTTGGCCGACGCCGAGGGCTATGTGCGCAAGCCGAACGTGAACATGATCAAAGAGATGCTCTCTCTGATGATGGCCACGCGTGCCTACGAGGCCAACCTGAGCGTGGTGCAAGGCACCAAGGCCCTGGCGAAGAAGGCTTTGGAGATTTAG
- the flgB gene encoding flagellar basal body rod protein FlgB has protein sequence MLDGIFDRTSIPLLHRLLNLTAARERAIASNVANVATPGYRRKDVAFDELLEEATGRGFLAGLKSDGRHMEVGGARGHGVPVPIEESPGGSAGANGNNVNVETEMVELAKTQLTYMVSAQLISNNFKALLASIRGRT, from the coding sequence ATGCTCGACGGCATTTTCGACCGTACATCTATTCCTTTGCTGCACCGCCTGCTGAATTTGACGGCCGCACGGGAGCGAGCCATCGCTTCCAATGTGGCCAACGTCGCCACCCCCGGATATCGGCGCAAAGATGTGGCCTTTGACGAGCTACTCGAGGAGGCTACCGGCCGCGGTTTCCTGGCCGGGCTGAAGAGTGACGGGCGGCACATGGAGGTGGGCGGGGCGCGAGGCCATGGCGTGCCGGTGCCCATCGAGGAGAGCCCTGGTGGCAGTGCCGGGGCTAATGGCAACAACGTCAACGTCGAGACCGAGATGGTGGAACTGGCCAAGACGCAGCTCACCTACATGGTCTCCGCTCAGCTCATCAGCAACAACTTTAAGGCCTTGTTGGCCAGCATCCGTGGACGCACGTAG
- a CDS encoding PAS domain S-box protein, translating into MVDAALALFTAWAVMGAQWLSPGRLAATAQWSAISHGVAPTMCLRTAVRQPTLGKVGGCFHRACPASSAPEAEGAEPGADGGNLCQAGFVPGPMGVSAHQTWWIKALLLVVLAGLGLACHLLLGRSSRAKTAELRRLNMELTKEIAERQSAERKLREAHEQLERRVAERTAELIAANTVLQCEIQERHSVEQALKERLAFEDLIAKLASDFVRLRADEVGQGINAALAAVGSFTGVDGSYVFVFSDGGSTMSCTHEWVAEGISAEIDNLQRLPVDAFPWWMSRLRSMQNIYIPCVASLSEEAAPEKEILQAQSIQSLIVVPMVSGGELIGFLGFDSVRTQRQWPESFFVLLRVVGEMLGNAIARKRAEEQLRRTEERFRAIVEGTQAFLMNVDLHGRITYANDAAVRALGFTKQEEVLGQRYLRFVHPDDRPRVAQAYKQQVLTRQRSLFMEFRTVDKDGQVRWFSFMTNPMIEGDTVVGQNGVAQDITARKMAEETLAASLREKEMLLKEIHHRVKNNMQVVCSLLNLQRERVTSLEATQALRDSQNRIKSMALIHEKLYRSASLSQIDFGEYLQGLVSNLVRSYATNGRVSTELAVQKVELGVDQAIPCGLIVNELVSNALKHAFPGEQEGMIRVTFQRENGRCMLAVADNGVGFPSELDFRATNSLGMQLVTTLVDQLDGEIQLLRNGPGTHFSISFPAP; encoded by the coding sequence ATGGTAGATGCAGCTCTTGCACTGTTCACTGCCTGGGCAGTCATGGGGGCACAGTGGCTCTCCCCTGGACGCCTGGCTGCTACGGCGCAGTGGTCCGCTATCTCCCATGGAGTGGCGCCAACCATGTGCCTCAGGACGGCCGTCCGGCAGCCCACGCTTGGGAAGGTGGGCGGATGCTTCCACCGCGCCTGTCCCGCGTCCTCTGCGCCTGAGGCAGAGGGGGCAGAGCCCGGCGCGGATGGTGGCAATCTGTGCCAGGCAGGGTTTGTCCCCGGGCCGATGGGCGTCTCTGCACATCAAACGTGGTGGATCAAAGCCTTGCTCCTTGTGGTCTTGGCTGGCCTGGGGTTGGCATGCCACCTCCTCCTCGGCCGCTCCTCTCGCGCCAAGACCGCCGAGCTGCGCCGCCTGAACATGGAACTCACCAAGGAGATTGCTGAGCGCCAGAGCGCTGAGCGCAAGTTGCGCGAGGCTCACGAGCAGTTGGAAAGACGCGTGGCCGAACGCACGGCAGAACTGATCGCAGCCAACACCGTGCTGCAGTGCGAAATTCAGGAACGGCACAGCGTGGAGCAGGCCCTTAAGGAGCGGCTGGCCTTCGAAGACCTCATCGCCAAGCTGGCCAGCGATTTTGTCCGGCTGCGTGCCGACGAAGTGGGACAGGGGATCAACGCGGCGTTGGCGGCTGTCGGTTCCTTCACCGGAGTGGACGGCAGCTATGTGTTCGTCTTCTCCGATGGTGGCTCCACCATGAGCTGCACCCACGAGTGGGTGGCCGAAGGGATAAGCGCCGAGATCGATAACTTGCAAAGGCTGCCAGTCGATGCCTTCCCCTGGTGGATGAGCAGGCTGCGTAGCATGCAGAACATCTACATCCCGTGCGTGGCCTCCCTCTCTGAAGAGGCGGCTCCCGAAAAGGAAATCCTGCAGGCCCAGAGCATCCAGTCGCTCATCGTAGTGCCCATGGTTTCCGGAGGCGAACTCATAGGCTTCCTTGGCTTCGACTCTGTTCGCACCCAGCGCCAATGGCCAGAGTCCTTCTTCGTGCTCCTCCGCGTGGTGGGCGAGATGCTGGGCAACGCCATTGCTCGCAAGCGCGCAGAGGAGCAGTTGCGCCGCACCGAGGAAAGATTCCGAGCCATCGTGGAAGGCACGCAGGCCTTCCTGATGAACGTCGACCTGCACGGGCGCATCACTTATGCCAATGACGCGGCGGTGCGCGCCTTGGGCTTCACCAAGCAGGAGGAGGTGCTCGGACAGCGCTACCTGCGCTTCGTGCACCCGGATGACCGGCCGCGCGTTGCCCAGGCCTATAAGCAGCAGGTGCTCACCAGGCAGAGGTCTCTGTTCATGGAGTTTCGCACCGTAGACAAGGACGGCCAGGTGCGGTGGTTCAGCTTCATGACCAACCCGATGATTGAGGGCGACACCGTGGTGGGGCAGAACGGCGTGGCTCAGGACATTACCGCGCGCAAGATGGCCGAGGAGACGCTGGCTGCCTCCCTGCGCGAGAAGGAGATGCTCCTCAAGGAGATCCACCACCGGGTGAAGAACAACATGCAGGTGGTCTGTAGCCTTCTCAACCTGCAGCGCGAGCGGGTCACCTCACTGGAGGCGACGCAGGCGCTGCGCGACAGCCAGAACCGCATCAAGTCCATGGCCCTGATTCACGAGAAGCTGTACCGCTCTGCCAGCCTCTCGCAGATCGACTTTGGGGAGTACTTGCAGGGTTTGGTGAGCAACTTGGTACGCTCCTACGCGACCAATGGCCGGGTGAGCACCGAACTTGCCGTGCAGAAGGTAGAGCTGGGGGTGGACCAGGCGATCCCCTGTGGCCTGATCGTCAACGAGCTGGTGAGCAATGCCCTCAAGCATGCCTTCCCCGGGGAACAGGAGGGGATGATCCGCGTGACTTTCCAGCGGGAAAATGGCCGCTGCATGCTGGCTGTCGCCGACAACGGTGTGGGCTTCCCCTCGGAGCTTGACTTCCGTGCGACGAATTCCCTTGGCATGCAGCTGGTCACTACCCTGGTGGACCAGCTGGACGGGGAGATTCAGCTCCTGAGGAACGGCCCGGGCACTCATTTCAGCATCAGTTTTCCTGCGCCGTAG
- a CDS encoding response regulator, with protein sequence MRALRRSSVPCEVKVVRDGAEALDYLFCQGRYQGQGATALPDLVLLDLRLPKMDGLEVLQRIRSDQRTKDLKVVVLTASEAEQDLVQAYGLGATSYLRKAVRQLGLAWLLNNEATGPQGQRH encoded by the coding sequence ATGCGCGCCTTGCGCCGGAGCAGTGTGCCCTGTGAGGTCAAAGTCGTCCGGGACGGGGCGGAGGCTCTGGACTATCTGTTCTGCCAGGGTCGCTACCAGGGACAGGGCGCCACAGCCTTGCCGGACCTGGTCCTCTTAGACCTCAGGCTTCCCAAGATGGATGGCTTGGAGGTCCTGCAGCGCATCCGCAGCGACCAGCGCACCAAGGACCTCAAGGTGGTGGTGCTCACCGCTTCTGAGGCCGAGCAGGACCTCGTGCAGGCATACGGCCTCGGGGCGACGAGCTACCTGCGTAAGGCAGTGCGGCAGCTGGGTCTGGCCTGGCTTCTCAACAACGAAGCCACTGGCCCCCAGGGCCAACGTCACTGA
- a CDS encoding response regulator, whose protein sequence is MGHRVLFVDDEPHVLAALRRSLRKEPYELLCATSAAEALRLIATVPVDVVVSDEQMPGMSGSELLAEVRRRHPDTVRMMLSGKATLEGAIRAINDGAIYRFFIKPCDEVDLATTIRHALEHKDLVEENRRRAVELAEANKELESFNYTVSHDLRSPLQCIEGFAHALLEEYADRLDEQGRQYLLHLRAAAQRMSQLVSDLLQFSRSHRGELRYARVDLTAMAKQIAADLSFAHPERQVHFVVAEGMSAWADEGYLRVVLENLIGNAWKFTSKHQTATIEVGELREHRPPQADGQAVYFVRDDGAGFDQTYASKLFVPFQRLHSLSEFEGNGIGLATVQRIVVRHGGKVWAEGQVEQGATFYFTLPEREGSIEGETANTSRGRRSGRRGADHARLAPEQCAL, encoded by the coding sequence ATGGGGCATAGGGTCCTCTTTGTAGATGACGAGCCGCATGTGTTGGCTGCTCTTCGCCGTTCTTTGCGGAAAGAACCATACGAGCTCCTCTGTGCTACCTCGGCCGCAGAGGCGCTTCGCCTGATTGCTACCGTTCCGGTGGACGTGGTAGTCTCTGATGAGCAGATGCCGGGCATGAGTGGCTCCGAGCTCTTGGCAGAAGTGCGGCGCCGCCACCCCGACACGGTGCGGATGATGCTCAGCGGCAAGGCCACCTTAGAGGGTGCAATCCGCGCCATCAACGACGGCGCCATCTACCGCTTCTTCATCAAGCCGTGCGACGAAGTGGACCTGGCCACCACCATCCGACACGCCTTGGAGCATAAGGACCTGGTGGAGGAAAACCGGCGGCGTGCGGTGGAGCTAGCCGAGGCGAACAAGGAGTTAGAGTCGTTCAACTACACCGTCTCGCACGACCTGCGCTCGCCGCTGCAGTGCATCGAGGGATTTGCCCATGCGCTGCTGGAAGAGTATGCCGACCGGCTGGATGAGCAAGGCAGGCAGTACCTCCTTCACCTGCGAGCAGCAGCACAGCGCATGAGCCAGCTCGTCAGCGACTTGCTGCAGTTTTCCCGCAGTCACCGGGGTGAGCTCCGCTACGCGCGGGTGGACCTCACGGCCATGGCCAAGCAGATAGCTGCCGACCTGAGCTTCGCCCATCCGGAGCGGCAGGTGCACTTTGTTGTTGCGGAAGGGATGAGCGCGTGGGCAGATGAGGGATATCTCCGCGTCGTTCTGGAAAACTTGATAGGGAACGCCTGGAAGTTCACATCGAAGCACCAGACGGCGACCATAGAAGTCGGTGAACTGCGTGAGCATCGCCCGCCGCAAGCGGATGGGCAGGCGGTCTACTTCGTGCGCGACGATGGCGCCGGCTTCGACCAGACCTATGCGAGCAAGCTTTTCGTCCCATTTCAACGTCTGCACTCGCTGAGCGAGTTCGAAGGAAATGGCATTGGCCTGGCTACCGTGCAGCGCATCGTGGTCAGGCACGGTGGTAAAGTGTGGGCCGAAGGGCAAGTAGAGCAGGGGGCGACCTTCTACTTCACCCTTCCTGAACGTGAGGGTAGCATTGAGGGCGAGACGGCGAATACTTCTCGTGGAAGACGATCCGGCAGACGAGGCGCTGACCATGCGCGCCTTGCGCCGGAGCAGTGTGCCCTGTGA
- a CDS encoding response regulator, translating into MNDRILCVDDDANILAGYQRILHARFALDTARGGREALLKFEKDGPYAVVVSDLRMPDMDGITVLSKVRDMSPDTVRIVLTGYADIQMAMAAVNEGSVFRFLTKPCPPEHLAKALQAALHQYHLQRAEREVLELTLRGVVDVLSEVLAMVNPLAFSQSTRLKRIVRHMARSLGLQEQWQYEVAASLSQIGCLVLPEELLEKVYADLPLSEEEQEMYASRTMVAQKLLRAIPRLERVTAMIARQDERFPKCKELAELLSSEPEVLGAQMIKVALAFDNRLLAGASREQAVGALAMQDEDYQPLLVATLFSMPSLRVEMEGVFVRVRDLNTTMVLAEDVFTRNGLLLAKDGQEVSLALLHRLQNFARRIGVREPIRVLVPKVKEETTALQASERQAYGA; encoded by the coding sequence ATGAACGACCGCATCCTGTGCGTCGATGATGACGCGAATATCCTTGCCGGGTATCAGCGCATTCTCCACGCTCGCTTCGCGCTGGACACCGCACGCGGCGGCAGAGAGGCACTGCTCAAGTTTGAGAAGGACGGGCCTTATGCCGTCGTCGTGTCCGACCTGCGCATGCCCGACATGGACGGCATCACGGTGCTCAGCAAGGTGCGCGACATGAGCCCGGACACGGTGCGCATCGTGCTCACCGGTTATGCAGACATCCAGATGGCCATGGCGGCAGTAAATGAAGGAAGCGTCTTCCGCTTCCTCACCAAACCCTGCCCGCCCGAACACCTGGCCAAGGCCCTACAGGCGGCGCTGCACCAGTACCACTTGCAGCGCGCCGAGCGCGAAGTGCTCGAGCTCACCTTGCGCGGCGTGGTGGACGTGCTCAGCGAGGTCTTGGCCATGGTCAACCCGCTGGCCTTTAGCCAGAGCACCAGGCTCAAACGCATTGTGCGCCACATGGCTCGATCTCTTGGCCTGCAGGAGCAGTGGCAGTATGAGGTGGCGGCTTCGCTCTCGCAAATCGGCTGCTTGGTGTTGCCGGAGGAGTTGCTGGAGAAAGTCTACGCGGATTTGCCGCTCAGCGAAGAGGAGCAAGAGATGTATGCCTCGCGCACCATGGTGGCGCAAAAGCTCTTGCGGGCCATCCCGCGCCTGGAAAGGGTCACGGCCATGATTGCCCGCCAGGACGAGCGCTTCCCTAAATGCAAAGAGCTTGCCGAGCTGTTGAGTTCGGAGCCCGAGGTATTGGGCGCGCAGATGATCAAGGTGGCTCTTGCCTTCGACAACAGGCTTCTGGCTGGCGCCAGTCGTGAGCAGGCCGTTGGCGCCTTGGCCATGCAGGACGAAGACTATCAACCGCTGCTGGTCGCCACTCTCTTCTCCATGCCCTCGCTGCGGGTGGAGATGGAGGGAGTGTTCGTACGGGTGCGTGACCTGAACACCACCATGGTGCTGGCCGAAGATGTATTTACCCGCAACGGCCTCTTGCTGGCAAAGGATGGGCAGGAAGTAAGCTTGGCCCTCCTGCATAGACTGCAGAACTTTGCCAGACGGATTGGCGTCAGGGAACCGATCCGCGTGTTGGTGCCGAAAGTGAAGGAAGAGACGACAGCGCTACAGGCGTCGGAAAGGCAGGCATATGGGGCATAG
- a CDS encoding response regulator: protein MKRRILFVDDEPKVLQGLQRLLHPMRAEWEMRFVTSGEEALAVLRAEPFDVVVTDMRMPGIDGAELLERARQMQPQTVRIVLSGYSDRETVLRSVGTAHQYLAKPCDSELLRRVIRRACGLRQVLSEERLTKLVADMTTLPSLPTLYQRVLAELQAPGGSIHTVGELVAQDVGMTAKVLQLVNSAYFGLQQSIGDPVQATIYLGMETVRALVLAVGVFAQLEQCKMAALDLQAVEEHSMRVCALARQLAPRWRADARFVNETLMAGMLHDAGKLVLAANFPQEYNKAVAAARERRLTLQRAEEEHFGAGHAEVGAYLLGLWGLPDPVVEALAYHHRPQRCEGNQPSPLAAVHIANALDHAQEPGGSRNDEQLDQEYLERLGLSRTLPAWQELYTALDSQGVAP from the coding sequence ATGAAGAGGCGCATTCTGTTCGTGGACGACGAGCCCAAGGTGCTGCAAGGGCTACAGCGCCTGCTGCATCCCATGCGCGCGGAATGGGAGATGCGCTTTGTGACCAGCGGCGAGGAGGCACTGGCCGTTTTGCGGGCAGAACCGTTCGACGTGGTGGTCACCGACATGCGCATGCCCGGCATCGACGGGGCTGAACTCCTGGAGCGTGCGCGGCAGATGCAGCCCCAGACGGTGCGCATTGTGCTGTCCGGTTACTCCGACCGCGAGACCGTGTTGCGCTCGGTGGGGACCGCGCACCAATACCTGGCCAAGCCCTGCGACTCGGAGTTGCTGCGCAGAGTGATCAGGCGGGCGTGCGGCCTGCGGCAGGTGCTTTCCGAGGAACGGCTTACCAAGTTGGTGGCGGACATGACCACCCTGCCAAGTCTGCCGACGCTCTATCAGAGAGTGCTGGCAGAGCTGCAGGCACCGGGCGGCTCCATTCACACCGTGGGCGAATTAGTCGCCCAGGATGTCGGGATGACGGCCAAGGTGCTGCAATTGGTCAATTCGGCCTACTTTGGCCTGCAGCAGTCCATCGGTGACCCGGTGCAGGCGACCATTTACCTGGGCATGGAGACGGTGCGCGCGCTCGTGCTGGCTGTGGGTGTTTTTGCGCAGCTGGAGCAGTGCAAGATGGCGGCCCTCGATTTGCAAGCCGTGGAGGAGCACAGCATGCGCGTGTGCGCCCTTGCGCGGCAGCTTGCGCCGCGCTGGCGCGCGGACGCGCGCTTTGTGAACGAGACCCTCATGGCCGGGATGTTGCACGATGCCGGCAAGTTAGTTCTTGCCGCCAATTTCCCCCAGGAGTACAACAAGGCGGTGGCGGCCGCCAGAGAGCGGCGCCTCACCCTGCAGCGTGCCGAAGAGGAGCACTTTGGCGCCGGCCACGCGGAGGTGGGAGCCTATCTGCTCGGCCTCTGGGGCCTGCCGGACCCGGTGGTGGAAGCGCTGGCTTATCATCACAGGCCGCAGCGCTGCGAAGGCAACCAGCCGAGCCCCCTCGCCGCAGTGCATATTGCCAATGCGCTGGACCACGCGCAAGAACCGGGAGGCTCGCGCAATGATGAGCAGCTTGACCAGGAGTACCTGGAGAGGCTGGGCCTGAGTCGTACCCTGCCCGCATGGCAGGAGCTGTACACTGCACTGGACAGCCAGGGGGTGGCGCCATGA